In the genome of Rhodoplanes sp. Z2-YC6860, one region contains:
- a CDS encoding phosphorylase, which yields MNDRPIIAVTCLSFEAQVAAGPGVSVLCGAAQRYIDKLEAAVEAGGSGIISIGIAGGLAPGLSPGDWVVASGVITDGVRIPTDTRWSQKLLNALPRAVHADISGVDAPVVAESDKRALHQTHGTVACDMESHIAARIAARHGVPFAACRVIIDPAERTLPPAALVGMRSDGRPDVFAVARSLIQQPRQVFALLRVVADLRAARTALSDGRRRLGGNLSFPGELQLNPSV from the coding sequence GTGAACGACCGACCGATTATCGCTGTCACTTGCCTTTCCTTTGAGGCTCAAGTCGCTGCAGGACCAGGGGTTTCCGTTCTTTGCGGGGCGGCCCAACGCTACATCGACAAGCTCGAAGCGGCGGTCGAGGCGGGCGGCAGCGGCATCATCAGCATCGGTATCGCCGGCGGACTCGCGCCTGGTTTGTCACCAGGTGACTGGGTCGTTGCCTCCGGCGTGATTACCGATGGTGTGCGCATCCCGACCGATACCCGCTGGTCGCAAAAGCTTTTGAACGCGCTGCCTCGCGCGGTGCATGCCGATATCTCAGGCGTCGATGCTCCGGTGGTCGCCGAGTCCGACAAGCGGGCGCTGCATCAGACCCACGGGACCGTCGCCTGCGACATGGAATCCCACATCGCGGCGCGCATCGCGGCTCGTCACGGCGTGCCGTTCGCGGCCTGCAGGGTGATCATCGATCCGGCCGAGCGGACCTTGCCGCCGGCAGCGCTGGTCGGCATGCGCTCCGACGGCCGCCCCGATGTGTTCGCGGTGGCCCGCTCGCTGATCCAGCAGCCGCGGCAGGTGTTCGCGCTGCTGCGCGTCGTCGCCGATCTTCGTGCTGCGCGCACCGCGCTGTCCGACGGCCGCCGCCGTCTCGGCGGCAACCTGAGCTTCCCGGGCGAACTGCAGCTCAATCCGTCGGTCTGA
- a CDS encoding Bug family tripartite tricarboxylate transporter substrate binding protein translates to MAFSRTIAPSRRRVLKSAAVLAAGVATPSILTSRAFAAYPDRPVRIVVANTPGGPSDIIARFMATAMGDPLGGSVIVENKGGAGGNIGMGYVARADADGYTILLTTSAFAVNPGLYNSLPYDPFKDFAPICELAVSPNVFAVKPDLGVGTMKEFVALAKKDPGKFNVSSPPIGTTPQLEAEVLKAREGLHGMATVVFAGGGDALKALIAGTVQLSSGVLAPAHPQIKAGQIKGLAVTGTKRWPDLPDIPTMAEAGFDDFVFETYCALMAPAKTPPEIVSKLEKVALGVLAKPDFREKLIQAGFEITAKTGKEHMERVAKEVPMYKKIIEGAKIAKL, encoded by the coding sequence GTGGCTTTCTCGCGCACCATCGCGCCGTCGCGGCGCCGCGTTTTGAAATCGGCCGCAGTGCTGGCCGCAGGGGTGGCGACGCCAAGCATTCTGACGAGCCGAGCCTTCGCGGCCTATCCGGACCGGCCGGTGCGGATCGTGGTCGCCAACACGCCGGGCGGGCCTTCCGACATCATCGCGCGCTTCATGGCGACGGCTATGGGCGATCCGCTCGGAGGCTCCGTCATTGTGGAGAACAAGGGCGGCGCGGGCGGCAATATCGGAATGGGCTATGTCGCGCGCGCGGATGCCGATGGCTACACCATTTTGCTGACCACCAGCGCGTTTGCGGTCAACCCGGGCCTTTACAATTCTCTGCCCTACGATCCGTTCAAGGATTTCGCCCCGATCTGCGAGCTCGCCGTTTCGCCCAACGTGTTCGCGGTGAAGCCCGATCTCGGTGTCGGCACCATGAAGGAGTTCGTGGCGCTGGCGAAGAAGGACCCCGGCAAGTTCAACGTGTCCTCGCCGCCGATCGGCACCACGCCACAACTCGAGGCCGAGGTGCTCAAGGCCCGCGAGGGCCTGCATGGCATGGCCACGGTGGTGTTTGCCGGCGGCGGTGACGCGCTGAAGGCGCTGATCGCCGGCACGGTGCAACTCTCGTCGGGCGTGCTCGCGCCGGCGCATCCGCAGATCAAGGCCGGCCAGATCAAAGGCCTCGCCGTGACCGGCACCAAACGCTGGCCCGACCTGCCGGACATCCCGACCATGGCGGAGGCGGGCTTCGACGACTTCGTGTTCGAGACCTATTGCGCCCTGATGGCTCCGGCGAAGACGCCGCCTGAGATTGTCTCAAAACTGGAAAAGGTCGCCCTCGGTGTCCTGGCCAAACCGGACTTCAGGGAGAAGCTGATCCAAGCCGGCTTCGAGATCACGGCCAAAACCGGAAAGGAACACATGGAACGGGTGGCCAAAGAGGTTCCCATGTACAAAAAGATCATCGAGGGCGCCAAAATCGCCAAGCTTTAG
- a CDS encoding anti-sigma factor, giving the protein MTITADDKASAGEYVLGVLEGEAQTAAEQRIASDAEFAREVEAWRTRFAAFDDTAEKQSAGEALWRNIESGVSGSAASEPASPSPWSRFWNSLPAMRAAALGTSFAALLLAVGLGFALRTAYQQPTLIAVLVDGNRTGAVVQAFADGRVVLMPLTDISVPSGRAIEVWTLPSRERGPVSVGLMDRARSLTLSLKDLPAPKPDQLFEMTLEPATGSPTGRPTGPILFKGNTAEAL; this is encoded by the coding sequence ATGACGATCACCGCTGACGACAAAGCCTCGGCCGGCGAATATGTGCTCGGTGTCCTTGAAGGCGAAGCCCAGACCGCAGCCGAACAGCGGATCGCGAGCGATGCGGAATTCGCACGCGAGGTTGAAGCATGGCGCACGCGGTTTGCAGCGTTCGACGACACCGCGGAAAAGCAGTCAGCCGGCGAAGCGCTCTGGCGCAACATCGAATCCGGCGTGTCGGGAAGCGCCGCGAGCGAACCCGCTTCGCCGTCGCCATGGTCGCGATTCTGGAACAGCCTGCCGGCCATGCGGGCCGCCGCGCTCGGCACGTCGTTCGCGGCGCTTCTGCTCGCCGTTGGGCTCGGCTTTGCGCTGCGCACGGCTTATCAGCAGCCGACCCTGATCGCGGTGCTGGTCGACGGCAATCGCACCGGCGCGGTGGTGCAGGCATTCGCCGACGGCCGCGTGGTGCTGATGCCGCTCACCGATATCAGCGTGCCGTCGGGCCGCGCCATTGAGGTCTGGACCCTGCCGAGCCGCGAGCGCGGTCCGGTGTCGGTCGGCCTGATGGATCGGGCGCGCTCGCTGACGCTGTCGTTGAAGGACCTGCCGGCGCCGAAGCCTGACCAGTTGTTCGAGATGACGCTGGAGCCCGCGACCGGCTCGCCGACCGGACGGCCGACCGGGCCGATCCTGTTCAAGGGCAACACCGCGGAGGCGCTGTAA